The following are encoded in a window of Spea bombifrons isolate aSpeBom1 chromosome 2, aSpeBom1.2.pri, whole genome shotgun sequence genomic DNA:
- the PKP1 gene encoding plakophilin-1, translating to MLASPSPLKTALASEVFQWQNESSLAVPSDNRLRSGASGDQRVKEQVMMTVRRQKPRTSSSTLSYGNKAGSAYESLADNYNLNRNSTGNHYAKYQSGTLGYQPQYNGTLKKDNRRFSSYSQVDTWGRQQYMSVGAPVSPGSDFNYMHTLKSSRSEPDLTGPDGRATLRRQNQYNHMNNYNYQQQQQQQQQQQQQRSGRSAVHNSSFYSHQSNQQRKRGTLPPARTPSSISAVQQQQQHAVYSQVQKNDLQKMDPYGTMTIPSRLDSRDDYDGGIMTIEKAVEQLSSPNDKYQTSGANYIQHTCYQDENSKNLVYQYNGIAKLISLLQSPNQNVQLAGAGALRNLVFKNTPNKIETSRQGGVREAVNLLRRTSNSEIKKQLTGLLWNLSSTDHLKEELVREALPVLNESVVIPNSGWSESSMSGPRCLIDPEVFFNATGCLRNLSSADVGRQAMRNCPGLVDSLMHYIQYCVANNCPDDKSVENCACILHNLSYHLDSEVPNKYSQLNEQLSRNQQTDKTSTGCFSNKSDKVQNNNFELPLPEEDANPKGASLLSHSNAIKTYLALLGQSKKDSTLEACAGALQNLTASKGQMSNGMSQIIGLKEKGLPQITSLLQSGNADVVKTGTSLLSNMSRHPALHKTMGSQVLPDVSRLLSQTSGTSANSEDILSSACYTMRNLVLAEPQLAKQNLSANLISNLVNMGKSGASPKVAEAARLFLTDMWAQKELQGLLKQQGLDKSIVGSLASSALRNTVSRVL from the exons CAGGCTCAGCGTATGAGTCTCTGGCAGATAATTACAACCTGAATCGGAACAGCACTGGGAATCATTATGCAAAGTACCAGAGTGGTACTCTGGGTTATCAG CCTCAATACAATGGAACATTGAAAAAGGATAATCGCCGCTTCAGCTCATACAGTCAAGTTGATACTTGGGGTCGTCAGCAGTACATGTCTGTAGGGGCTCCTGTTAGCCCCGGGAGTGATTTCAACTACATGCACACCCTCAAAAGTAGCCGGAGTGAGCCAGACCTGACAGGCCCTGATGGGAGGGCTACGCTGAGGCGCCAGAACCAGTACAATCATATGAACAACTACAATtaccaacagcagcaacaacagcagcaacaacaacaacagcagCGATCTGGGAGAAGTGCTGTCCACAACTCTAGCTTCTACAGTCACCAAAGCAACCAGCAGAGGAAGAGAGGAACTCTGCCACCCGCTCGCACGCCCTCCTCTATTTCAGCTGtgcaacagcaacaacagcatgCGGTCTATTCACAAGTGCAAAAGAATGATCTACAAAAGATGGATCCCTATGGGACTATGACTATACCATCCAG GCTGGACTCTCGAGATGATTATGATGGAGGGATTATGACCATAGAGAAAGCGGTGGAACAGCTTTCAAGTCCAAATGACAAATATCAGACATCTGGAGCTAATTACATACAGCATACATGTTACCAGGACGAGAATTCAAAAAACCTG GTATATCAATACAATGGAATCGCAAAACTTATCAGTCTACTCCAGAGTCCCAATCAAAATGTGCAGCTAGCAGGGGCTGGAGCCTTGAGGAATCTTGTCTTcaaaaataccccaaataaGATTGAAACAAGTCGCCAGGGAGGTGTGAGGGAGGCTGTCAACCTCTTGAGAAGGACCTCTAACTCTGAGATTAAGAAACAACTGACAG GTTTGCTCTGGAATTTGTCCTCAACAGACCATCTGAAGGAGGAACTTGTTAGGGAAGCTTTGCCTGTACTCAATGAGTCTGTTGTGATCCCAAATTCTGGTTGGTCAGAGAGTTCAATGTCTGGTCCGAGATGTTTGATTGACCCAGAGGTTTTCTTCAATGCCACTGGATGCTTACG aaACTTAAGCTCTGCAGATGTTGGCCGTCAGGCAATGCGTAACTGCCCAGGACTTGTGGACTCCCTGATGCATTACATTCAGTATTGCGTGGCCAATAATTGCCCTGATGATAAG TCAGTGGAAAACTGTGCCTGTATCCTGCACAATCTATCATACCACCTGGATTCCGAAGTCCCAAATAAATATTCTCAGTTGAATGAGCAACTCTCCCGCAACCAGCAAACTGACAAGACTTCTACAGGCTGCTTCAGTAACAAGAGTGACAAAGTTCAG AATAATAACTTTGAGCTGCCTCTGCCAGAAGAAGATGCCAATCCAAAAGGTGCTAGCCTCCTTTCTCACTCGAATGCTATAAAGACGTACCTGGCCCTCCTTGGGCAGAGCAAGAAGGACTCAACACTGGAGGCATGTGCAGGAGCACTGCAAAATCTGACTGCCAGCAAGGGACAG ATGTCGAATGGGATGAGTCAGATCATTGGCCTGAAAGAGAAAGGGCTTCCACAGATAACCAGCCTTCTCCAGTCTGGAAATGCTGACGTGGTTAAAACAGGAACATCTCTGCTAAGCAACATGTCCCGTCACCCAGCACTTCACAAAACCATGG GATCTCAAGTTCTCCCTGATGTCTCCCGTCTGCTATCCCAAACCTCTGGGACATCAGCAAACTCGGAAGACATTCTGTCTTCAGCATGCTACACAATGAGAAATCTTGTGCTGGCTGAGCCTCAGCTTGCAAAGCAGAATCTTTCTGCAAATCTAATCAGCAACCTGGTTAATATGGGCAAGAGTGG AGCGTCCCCTAAAGTGGCAGAGGCGGCACGACTCTTCCTGACAGACATGTGGGCTCAGAAGGAGCTTCAGGGGCTCCTAAAACAG CAAGGACTTGATAAAAGCATTGTGGGATCCTTAGCAAGCTCTGCACTCCGGAATACAGTGTCACGAGTCTTGTAA